The genomic region AGAATCACATTTCATAGCTGTAATCTGATTTATCCTGTAATAACACCAGAATGTACTCTATATGTTTTAGAAATATTACATACCATTATACGAAAAACATTTATATGTATTTCCAATAAAGCATTACTACTTAAGGATATTAATTCTCGATGAGGTGTATAAATGGGAATTTCAATCACCATAGCCTCCGGAAAAGGTGGCGTGGGAAAAACTATGCTTTCATCCAATCTAGGTATAGCTCTCAGTCAGTTTGGCAAGGATGTTACAATCCTTGATGCTGATATTGAAATGGCAAATCTTGAGCTTCATCTAGGTCTGGAAGGCATGAAGGTTGCACTTCATGATGTCCTGGCTGGTGAAGCTGATATATCTCAGGCAGTATATAATGGCCCGGAAGGTATCAAGGTAATTCCTGCAGGAATATCTCTGGAGGGATTGAGAAAGGCTGACCCTGAGATACTTGAAGAGGTTCTGGGAAAACTGCTGAAAGATACAGATATTTTAATTATAGATGCTCCTGCAGGTCTTGGAAGAAATGTTGTGACTGCTCTTGCTGCAGGACAGGAGCTTATTATTGTGGCTAACCCGGAGATTTCAAGCATGAGTGATGCTCTTAAAACAAAGATTGTTGCAGCAAAGCTGGGGAGTCATATACTCGGTACAGTGCTTAATCGTGTTGGCTATGATAAAACTGACCTGACAGTACAGGAGGTCCAGCTTATACTAGAGACAAAGATTCTTGCAACAATTCCGGAGGACCCTGAGGTAAGGAGAAGTGCAGCATTTGGCAGTCCGGTGATTGTAAGAACGCCGAATTCGCCTGCTGCAATTGCGGTAAAGAAGCTGGCTGCAGATTTGATTGGTAAGAAGTATATACCACCCAAACCAAGGAAGGAATCATTTATGAAGAGACTGGTAAATGGTCTATTTGGAGGGATATAATGGATTTTACGACAATATTATATGCCATGCTTTCTTTAAGTATAGTCCTCAATGTACTTCTTCTACTCAGGTTAAAATATCTCAAGGAGGATATACTGGAACTGAAGGGTGGCGTAGAGCTTTCCAAGGAGGAACTTGAGCTGCTTAAGGACAGACTTACAAAAATAAAGAATTACGAAGACCTTAATGAGTAAAAAGTCCAAGCAGCCTGTGCAGAAATCCTCTTCCTTCAGGGTTATAGGTAACTCCAACGAGATTTGCTGCAAGGCTCAGGGTTTCCCTGGTAACTCTTGCTCTTGGATATTTGAGCACATATAACATCTCATAGGCAAGAGCCTCTCTTACTGCTTCGTCGTCAGGCAAAACTGCTATTACTGAGGTGTCAAGAGTATTCTCTATTTCCTCCACAGTTAGCTCATATCTCCTGCCTCTTGCCATATTAATCACTGCCCCGGTTACCTCTGCTCCCATTCTCTCTGCAAGAATTTTCATTTTGAGGGCGTCGCTC from archaeon BMS3Bbin15 harbors:
- the minD_3 gene encoding septum site-determining protein MinD → MGISITIASGKGGVGKTMLSSNLGIALSQFGKDVTILDADIEMANLELHLGLEGMKVALHDVLAGEADISQAVYNGPEGIKVIPAGISLEGLRKADPEILEEVLGKLLKDTDILIIDAPAGLGRNVVTALAAGQELIIVANPEISSMSDALKTKIVAAKLGSHILGTVLNRVGYDKTDLTVQEVQLILETKILATIPEDPEVRRSAAFGSPVIVRTPNSPAAIAVKKLAADLIGKKYIPPKPRKESFMKRLVNGLFGGI